One window from the genome of Osmerus mordax isolate fOsmMor3 chromosome 19, fOsmMor3.pri, whole genome shotgun sequence encodes:
- the LOC136962976 gene encoding SH2B adapter protein 2-like yields MEGAPEKPSPRAHRPKHNPGPPAGLTLGQSRSTEDVSVERLSGAGFRKGFSLRNVSLCVVDGVRDMLQRSRGASPEPRRRLNGETAGRWSPRLLRLPRGPRAALRAPPAEVQREGALRYMVADDSHCMGSSAQWQKCRLLLRRTAGGVVEREAFLLEFYVPPKSSKPKVSVPLSAVVEVRTTMPLEMPDRDNTFVLKVENGEEYILETLDSLQKHSWVADIQDCIDPGDSGDDIELTSCPHGQFPSVSTCSCELASPRLHRSSQPRSGPCGPSGPRCRTLASPVHPAHVPLERFLQSLETVRPGAEGLLSTDTDTSLTCYPWFHGTLSRVRAAQLVLVGGVRSHGLFVIRQSETRLGEFVLTFNFQGKAKHLRLSVDSRGQCHVHHLWFQNVVDMLQHFHGHPIPLESRGASDVTLRHYVQMQRSCPELSVSRTSTPVREPACRNGFHQSAHFYPGVLHSMGQSVEAPHAPGSPALSHGPPAFPRLEGNSAGNGGGLRSRSGSTEHLLAPSSGSADEQQENDVTQRTRAVENQYSLY; encoded by the exons ATGGAGGGAGCCCCAGAGAAGCCCAGCCCTCGAGCTCACCGACCCAAACACAACCCTGGGCCACCTGCTGGACTGACCCTGGGCCAGTCCCGGAGCACAGAGGACGTGTCCGTGGAGCGACTCTCCGGAGCCGGTTTCCGCAAAGGCTTCTCTCTGCGGAACGTCAGCCTCTGTGTGGTGGACGGGGTCCGGGACATGCTCCAGAGAAGCCGGGGCGCCTCCCCGGAACCCCGTCGCAGGCTCAACGGGGAGACTGCGGGCCGCTGGAGCCCTCGGCTGCTGCGTTTGCCCAGGGGCCCCCGGGCGGCCCTCAGGGCCCCACCAGCCGaggtgcagagggagggggcgctACGCTACATGGTCGCTGACGACTCCCACTGCATGGGGAGCAGCGCCCAGTGGCAGAAGTGTCGTCTGCTGCTGAGGAGGACTGCGGGCGGGGTCGTGGAGCGGGAGGCGTTCCTGCTGGAGTTCTACGTGCCCCCCAAG TCTTCAAAGCCTAAAGTGAGTGTGCCACTGTCAGCCGTTGTGGAGGTTCGGACAACCATGCCCCTGGAGATGCCAGACAGAGACAACACCTTCGTTCTCAAG GTGGAGAATGGAGAAGAGTACATCTTGGAGACTTTAGACTCTCTACAGAAGCACTCGTGGGTGGCTGACATTCAGGACTGCATAGACCCAGG GGATAGTGGAGACGACATTGAGCTGACATCATGTCCTCATGGCCAGTTCCCCTCTGTGTCGACCTGCAGTTGTGAGCTCGCATCTCCAA GACTACACCGGAGCAGCCAGCCCCGCTCTGGCCCCTGTGGCCCTTCAGGTCCCCGGTGTAGGACCCTGGCCTCCCCTGTCCACCCTGCACACGTCCCCCTGGAGCGCTTCCTCCAGTCTCTGGAGACCGTCAGACCTGGAGCAG AGGGTTTACTCAGTACTGATACAGACACCTCTCTGACCTGTTATCCATGGTTTCACGGCACGCTGTCGAGGGTACGTGCTGCGCAACTGGTGTTGGTGGGCGGTGTTCGAAGCCACGGGCTCTTTGTGATTCGCCAGAGCGAGACACGCCTCGGAGAATTTGTCCTCACCTTTAACTTCCAGGGCAAGGCCAAG caCCTGCGTCTCTCCGTGGACTCGCGGGGCCAGTGTCATGTGCACCACTTGTGGTTCCAGAACGTCGTAGACATGCTGCAGCACTTCCACGGCCACCCAATCCCCCTGGAGTCCCGCGGAGCCTCTGATGTCACGCTCCGCCATTACGTTCAAAtgcagcgcagctgtccag AGCTTAGTGTGTCGAGGACATCCACCCCTGTCAGAGAGCCTGCCTGTCGAAACGGCTTCCACCAATCGGCACACTTCTATCCTGGAGTGTTGCACTCCATGGGCCAGTCTGTGGAGGCTCCTCACGCGCCGGGCTCTCCTGCCCTATCCCATGGCCCTCCCGCCTTCCCCAGGCTGGAGGGCAACAGTGCAGGGAACGGAGGAGGCCTGAGGAGTCGAAGTGGCAGTACAGAACACTTGCTGGCGCCATCCAGTGGCTCTGCTGATGAACAGCAGGAGAATGATGTCACACAGAGGACAAGAGCTGTAGAGAATCAGTACTCACTCTATtga
- the LOC136962978 gene encoding uncharacterized protein has protein sequence MRFENTRTPCGLTDVIIVNKLYHDLGLKRYREELLCAFQQNNVDNQLPDAPLCFYLSSPQKPDCQVQLMARLFSRRETCLLVPTTKFGHDQKRTFCTVFFTNRQPRVTSYLLNSYEQLLSRCYGSSDGNSSETLYKTKTGYYDILEVNPNATHAQIKTAYYKQSFIYHPDKNAGSEHATLRFSDISEAYNVLGNKGLRKKYDRGILSQSDITGASRPTGKATSSSTSHQTRATKSAAVGIDSKNIFDFDKFYKSHYNEQLQRDKELRQRKEELLRKKHADLKDREVGRMLEMGVAMLVIMAVIILIN, from the coding sequence ATGAGGTTTGAAAACACAAGGACTCCGTGCGGTCTAACGGACGTTATAATTGTCAACAAACTTTACCATGACCTTGGATTGAAACGTTACCGGGAGGAATTGCTTTGTGCATTTCAACAGAACAACGTTGACAATCAGCTGCCTGATGCGCCGCTGTGTTTTTACCTCAGTTCGCCTCAAAAGCCAGACTGTCAGGTCCAACTCATGGCCAGATTGTTTAGCAGGAGGGAAACCTGTTTGTTGGTGCCCACCACAAAGTTCGGCCACGACCAGAAAAGGACATTCTGCACGGTGTTCTTTACAAATAGGCAGCCAAGAGTGACTTCTTATCTGCTAAACAGTTATGAACAGCTACTGAGTAGGTGTTACGGCAGCAGTGACGGTAACTCGTCTGAGACTCTATACAAAACCAAAACCGGATATTATGATATCCTTGAGGTGAATCCAAACGCAACCCACGCTCAAATAAAAACTGCTTATTACAAGCAGTCTTTCATCTACCATCCGGACAAGAACGCGGGTAGCGAGCACGCTACTCTCCGCTTCTCTGATATCAGCGAGGCTTACAATGTTTTGGGAAATAAAGGTCTGAGAAAGAAATACGACCGAGGTATTTTGAGTCAATCAGATATTACAGGAGCCAGTAGACCTACAGGAAAGGCCACCAGTAGTTCAACGTCTCATCAAACCAGGGCTACAAAGTCTGCTGCTGTGGGCATAGACAGTAAAAACATCTTCGACTTCGACAAATTCTACAAGTCTCACTACAATGAACAACTTCAAAGAGATAAGGAATTACGCCAAAGAAAAGAGGAATTACTGAGGAAAAAACATGCGGATTTaaaggacagggaggtgggtaGAATGCTTGAGATGGGCGTAGCAATGCTGGTGATAATGGCAGTGATCATTTTGATCAATTGA